Proteins from a genomic interval of Papaver somniferum cultivar HN1 chromosome 4, ASM357369v1, whole genome shotgun sequence:
- the LOC113272791 gene encoding uncharacterized protein LOC113272791, with protein sequence MVKKGEGKTFTLRGFNVTHTCNGDKDDLNNIANPKYASEWYYENMKTELGINEPVPCPDDLATQFNKSRRVNIKYHIAWRARVKVLEKLHGSYEKSYQLVHAFCEMVNTRNPGSIATFSYGTTDNTFLSMTICFKATVEGLLFDCRMIISLDACHLNGKHGSVLLHATGLDGQNGLVPLGMMVCRIETVENWKIFLEDLQKLLGYDFEFTFISDKHLMAYFKKYYKGYSIQTHLWNAANFQQHMDDVEAESEEVERFLIDERPETWSKAHFTPTRKCEHINNNFSEYFNNMTKKLRDETICKMGLMYCVQYYWVDSYKRTYTPEFNPLLGPEDYEKTAKKEMMKPPVNIRKTGRPGERELEHMMNLNPQERSVEDERDVDNHDILKRLVMEERLVLIQMYQRLEPVWMVIFIQLMNQLHQRGT encoded by the exons ATGGTGAAGAAAGGTGAAGGTAAAACTTTCACACTTAGAGGCTTCAATGTAACTCACACCTGCAATGGTGACAAAGATGACTTGAACAATATTGCAAACCCAAAATATGCATCTGAATGGTACTATGAGAATATGAAGACTGAACTTGGCATCAATGAACCAGTACCATGTCCAGATGACTTAGCAACTCAGTTCAACAAATCCAGAAGGGTTAATATCAAGTATCATATTGCATGGAGAGCAAGGGTGAAGGTGTTGGAGAAACTACATGGAAGTTATGAGAAGAGCTACCAACTAGTGCATGCATTCTGTGAAATGGTCAAT ACAAGAAACCCAGGTAGTATAGCTACTTTTTCTTATGGAACTACAGACAACACTTTCTTGTCCATGACTATTTGTTTCAAAGCCACTGTAGAGGGTTTATTGTTTGATTGTAGAATGATTATTAGTCTGGATGCATGCCATTTGAATGGGAAGCATGGTAGTGTGTTGTTACATGCAACTGGGTTGGATGGTCAAAATGGATTAGTTCCATTAGGTATGATGGTATGCAGGATTGAGACAGTAGAGAATTGGAAGATATTCTTGGAGGATTTGCAGAAGCTGCTTGGTTATGATTTTGAGTTTACCTTCATCTCTGACAA GCACTTGATGGCCTACTTTAAGAAGTACTACAAGGGGTACAGTATTCAGACTCATCTTTGGAATGCTGCCAA TTTTCAACAACATATGGATGATGTGGAAGCTGAGAGTGAAGAGGTTGAAAGATTTCTCATAGATGAAAGGCCTGAAACCTGGTCTAAGGCTCATTTTACACCTACTAGAAAATGTGAGcacatcaacaacaacttctcAGAATATTTCAACAATATGACCAAGAAGTTGAGAGACGAGACAATCTGCAAGATGGGTTTGAT GTATTGTGTACAGTATTATTGGGTGGATAGCTACAAGAGAACATATACTCCAGAGTTCAACCCATTGTTGGGCCCAGAAGACTATGAAAAG ACTGCAAAGAAAGAGATGATGAAGCCTCCAGTAAACATCAGGAAAACAGGAAGACCAGGGGAAAGAGAATTAGAGCATATGATGAACCTCAACCCACAGGAAAGAAGTGTAGAAGATGAAAGAGATGTGGATAACCATGACATTTTGAAAAGACTTGTGATGGAGGAGCGGTTGGTTCTAATCCAAATGTACCAAAGGCTAGAACCTGTGTGGATGGTGATATTCATACAACTTATGAATCAGCTCCATCAAAGAGGAACATGA